Genomic window (Chloroflexota bacterium):
AACCGTCTAATATCAATGTCTTGGGACACCGGGAGGATCTGTGGTTCCTCTCCGTCTTTTGCCCTTCTTGCAAAAGTCAGGGTTTGGTAGCAGCAGTGATCAAGGAAGGTAAGCTGCCGGAGGTAGTAACAGATCTCACTGAAGCTGAACAGAAACAGTTATCCAAAACTGTCAGCTCAGACGACATAATCGATATTCATGCCTTTTTGAAGGAATTTGACGGCGACTTCTCCTCCTTGTTCTCGGCAAAAAGAAAAGGGGAGGAAACCTCCCCTTCCTGAAACAGCCTAAGGACATCTGCTCTGGCTCGGTTTAGCCCATCCACCTCTTTCTTCGCTTGTAGTGCTTTATGTCGCGATAGCTCTTCGCTTCACCGACGGCACTGAGCCCCATGTAGAACTCCCTTACATCAGGGTTGTTAACTAGATTTTCTGCAGCGTCGCTCAGAACAATCCTGCCATTCTCCATTACATAGCCACGATGGGCAAGGCCGAGGGCAGCCCGAGCATTTTGTTCGACGAGGAGCAGGGAAACCTTCTCTTCTTCGTTGATTCGTTTCAATATCTGAAAGATTTCCTGTACCAAGAGGGGAGCAAGGCCCAGGGAAGCCTCATCCAAAAGCATGAGCGTTGGGTGAGACATTAGACCTCTTCCCACCACCAACATCTGCTGTTCTCCCCCCGAGAGATAGCCGCTTGTCTGGTTGCGGAGTTCCTTGAGCTTCGGGAAGTAATCATAGACCATGTCTAGGTCTTTCCTTAACTTGGCCCCATCACCAGCAACGTGCCCCCCTGCCCTCAAGTTCTCCTCCACGGTCAGGTGTTCCAGTACTCTTCTACCCTCTAGGACCTGGATAATCCCTCTTCTAGCGATATCCTCTGGATTTCCGTTGTGTATCTTTTCACCCTTGTAGACAATGCTGCCTTCGGTCACTCTCCCTGCCTCAGCCCTAAGTAGGCCAGAGATGGCCTTGAGGGTTGTGCTCTTGCCGGCACCGTTGGCCCCCAGCAAAGCAACGATGCTCCCCTCTTCAACGGTGAGGGTAACCCCTTTCAAGACCAGGATG
Coding sequences:
- a CDS encoding ABC transporter ATP-binding protein encodes the protein MALLELNNVEVKYMDIILVLKGVTLTVEEGSIVALLGANGAGKSTTLKAISGLLRAEAGRVTEGSIVYKGEKIHNGNPEDIARRGIIQVLEGRRVLEHLTVEENLRAGGHVAGDGAKLRKDLDMVYDYFPKLKELRNQTSGYLSGGEQQMLVVGRGLMSHPTLMLLDEASLGLAPLLVQEIFQILKRINEEEKVSLLLVEQNARAALGLAHRGYVMENGRIVLSDAAENLVNNPDVREFYMGLSAVGEAKSYRDIKHYKRRKRWMG